A part of Biomphalaria glabrata chromosome 3, xgBioGlab47.1, whole genome shotgun sequence genomic DNA contains:
- the LOC106062580 gene encoding serine/threonine-protein phosphatase 6 regulatory ankyrin repeat subunit A-like, whose amino-acid sequence MDAFQNQRQEMNLPVTPQQMQEIFQQQLEELKKQIQSAQTPLDQMKNEPKDLYSALFIANLNYESFKQPLSAGTLKKTIDETELEGIKCLASNVNNSQNGIAFTYLKICAVFGYTEKGLKLIQSGAKVDQQNNQGLTALMLAAMFHSDEFVKMLIQNEADVNLKDRRRLNALMLAALQGHEDIVQILLDHEIDVNSKTPNGLDALHIAVEKGFTKIVEMLLSKGVNTSTRSLDGWTPLMRSVRHKDPTITKLLLKTNAGINEKETRGNTALHLCGMYQNLKGTSHLLKHGADVNCINSIGMTPLMYIVSIGNLGIVQKLLDKGAKETINVVNKYKRSALFFAVFKNDLDVVKELIKAGAKTNLCDIFHTSPLMYACKNKSSDVAKYLIKLKDESWHKDLEFLKCIDSAVRNNDTQTVEYLLNMKNKEKLSSEVQPTLQNFGGPLMIVAAANRNKRMLQLLLDAGANVNSVDQFLQSVLSTIIVQNDDILSKLLVTTYKADVDLQDELGNTPLHVAIALKNKTMVDFLLQKKASRHLTNVQGVSAIMSAALVGQSEIVKALYVQEYDLELSDIDGWTPLMFACLSGDYKTAKFLIERGANTNVCSQANATPLIIASNHGKEDVVTLLLDNGASLSARDIFGQTALIHAAQNGHTKVVEMLLKKDADVDAADVFNKTAIIHSIQRRCKDIITLLIKQNANCYQGDVYGTTPLMIAAFSGYTELVQILLELKVPINDSNLNGNTALHFACCNGHVQVTSLLLQFGAKTQVTNGNGHTSLMLAAAKGHDTVVEKLLKHSTDDKDVVNPVDGTTALLIAAQLNKLSTVKLLVQDGANVNARSKSGDSALHLSVINGCKEVVKFLSSLPSVNLNDANCKRLTPLFLSILCQKFDILKRLIKSGADLWKVDDVGTNAILLSLRDKSCTALKTILQYHQLLLEEKNTLLLIAKEAKCSAEVIALIDSVQPIETKRNTETKEVAENISKVAPSDKSVSSGSYMSSETVISPEDVTKILEANKKAAETLNLELHDKNVNFSFTGDHVNVTINNNINVENMMKCNTAIGDKNKMFDDSRTTEEDRECRS is encoded by the exons ATGGATGCCTTCCAAAATCAGCGGCAGGAAATGAACTTACCAGTTACACCGCAACAAATGCAAGAAATATTTCAGCAGCAGTTAgaagagttaaaaaaacaaatacagtcTGCGCAAACCCCACTTGATCAGATGAAAAATGAACCCAAAGATCTGTATTCGGCACTTTTCATTGCTAACTTGAACTATGAATCTTTTAAGCAACCCCTCTCGGCtggtacattaaaaaaaacaattgatgaGACAGAACTGGAAGGTATTAAATGTTTGGcttcaaatgtaaacaatagtcAAAACGGAATTGCATTCACATACCTAAAGATATGCGCCGTTTTTGGTTACACAGAGAAAGGTTTGAAATTGATCCAAAGTGGAGCGAAAGTTGATCAACAAAATAATCAAGGTCTAACTGCTCTGATGTTGGCCGCGATGTTCCATTCTGATGAATTTGTCAAGATGTTGATTCAGAATGAAGCTGATGTCAACTTAAAAGATAGACGACGATTAAACGCTCTAATGTTGGCAGCTCTGCAAGGTCACGAAGATATTGTACAAATACTGTTAGACCACGAGATTGACGTCAACAGTAAAACTCCCAATGGCTTAGACGCTCTTCACATTGCTGTGGAGAAAGGCTTCACAAAGATCGTTGAAATGCTTCTGAGCAAAGGGGTCAATACTTCAACCAGATCTCTAGACGGCTGGACTCCTCTCATGAGAAGTGTTCGCCATAAAGATCCAACTATTactaaattacttttaaaaacaaatgctgGTATAAACGAAAAAGAGACTAGGGGAAACACAGCTTTACATCTTTGTGGCATGTATCAGAATTTAAAAGGAACAAGTCATCTACTGAAGCATGGCGCTGATGTCAATTGTATAAATTCAATTGGTATGACTCCTCTGATGTATATTGTCAGCATTGGCAATTTAGGGATTGTACAAAAGCTGTTAGATAAAGGTGCGAAAGAAACAATTAATGTTGTCAACAAATACAAACGTTCTGCTTTGttttttgctgtttttaaaaatgacttGGACGTTgttaaagaattaataaaagcGGGTGCCAAAACTAACCTGTGCGATATTTTCCACACTTCACCTCTGATGTACGCTtgcaaaaacaaaagctcagacgtagcaaaatatttaataaagttaaAAGATGAATCTTGGCACAAAGATCTTGAATTTCTCAAGTGCATAGATTCAGCAGTTCGGAATAATGATACTCAAACTGTCGAGTATTtattaaatatgaaaaataaagaaaaactttCCTCCGAAGTTCAACCTACACTTCAAAACTTTGGGGGTCCGCTTATGATTGTGGCCGCGGCGAACAGAAACAAAAGAATGCTACAACTTCTACTGGATGCTGGGGCCAATGTGAACAGTGTGGATCAATTTCTGCAATCGGTATTGAGTACTATTATAGTACAAAATGATGATATACTTTCGAAACTATTAGTCACAACTTATAAAGCCGATGTGGATCTACAAGACGAATTAGGAAACACACCACTTCATGTTGCAATAGCCTTAAAAAACAAGACGATGGTTGACTTTCTTCTTCAGAAAAAAGCTTCCAGACATCTGACCAATGTTCAAGGCGTGTCCGCTATTATGTCGGCAGCACTGGTTGGTCAAAGTGAAATTGTCAAAGCCCTTTATGTTCAAGAGTATGATTTGGAGCTTTCGGACATTGATGGATGGACACCTCTAATGTTTGCATGTTTATCTGGAGATTACAAGACGGCTAAGTTTTTAATAGAGAGGGGAGCCAATACAAATGTATGTTCTCAAGCAAATGCCACCCCACTTATAATTGCCTCTAATCATGGTAAAGAAGACGTTGTGACTTTATTACTGGACAATGGGGCATCTCTTAGTGCTAGGGACATATTTGGGCAAACAGCTTTAATTCACGCTGCACAAAACGGCCACACAAAAGTTGtagaaatgcttttaaaaaaggatGCTGATGTAGATGCTGCAGATGTTTTCAATAAAACGGCCATAATCCATTCAATACAAAGGAGATGTAAAGACATCATAACATTACTAATTAAACAGAATGCTAATTGCTATCAGGGAGACGTGTACGGCACGACACCATTAATGATCGCTGCTTTCTCTGGTTATACAGAATTGGTACAAATACTTCTAGAATTAAAAGTTCCAATTAATGATTCAAACTTGAATGGCAATACCGCATTACATTTTGCTTGTTGTAATGGACACGTCCAAGTCACATCACTCTTGCTACAGTTTGGTGCAAAGACACAAGTTACCAATGGAAACGGGCATACTTCGCTGATGCTTGCAGCTGCCAAGGGTCATGATACAGTTGTCGAAAAATTGCTGAAGCACTCAACAGATGATAAAGATGTCGTGAATCCAGTGGACGGTACAACTGCACTACTGATTGCAGCACAGCTGAACAAGCTGTCAACAGTCAAACTTCTGGTTCAAGATGGTGCCAATGTTAACGCCAGGTCAAAATCAGGAGACAGTGCGCTCCATCTCAGTGTCATCAATGGATGTAAAGAAGTGGTGAAGTTCCTCAGTTCCCTTCCAAGTGTAAACTTGAACGATGCTAATTGCAAACGACTGACACCTTTATTTCTCAGCATTTTGTGCCAGAAGTTTGATATTCTCAAGCGGTTGATTAAATCTGGGGCTGATTTGTGGAAAGTCGATGACGTGGGAACGAACGCCATCCTTTTGAGCTTGAGAGATAAAAGTTGTACGGCGTTGAAAACTATTCTGCAATATCATCAATTGTTGCTAGAGGAGAAGAACACGTTACTTCTGATAGCTAAAGAAGCCAAATGCTCCGCTGAAGTTATTGCGTTGATTGACAGTGTTCAACCAATTGAAACAAAGAGAA ATACGGAGACTAAAGAGGTCGCTGAAAACATATCGAAAGTCGCACCATCGGATAAGTCTGTCTCTTCTGGAAGTTACATGTCATCAGAAACAGTAATCTCCCCTGAAGATGTTACTAAAATTCTAGAGGCCAATAAGAAAGCAGCGGAAACATTGAA tTTAGAACTTCATGACAAGAATGTAAACTTTTCTTTCACTGGTGACCACGTGAATGT GACTATCAACAATAATATCAACGTGGAGAACATGATGAAGTGTAACACTGCGATCGgggacaaaaataaaatgtttgatgACTCGAGAACTACTGAAGAAGACCGAGAGTGTCGAAGCTAA